ttgtgaagaaaatatttctgtaacaAGTTCTATTTAGCCAATTAAGTTCCTTGACTAGTGATCTATAAAGTTTGGTTAAACAGTatccattttcccaaagaaaaatacagatggctaacagacatgaaaagatgctcaatatcactcatcatttAGGGACatacaagtcaaaactacaataagatatcactttacacccgTCAGGatagcttttaaaattaacaacacaggaaacaacagaaaacagtacagagtttcttcaaaaagttaaaaaaaaaaaaaaaaaaaaaaaaaaaagaactaccctgtgacccagcaattacactactaggtattcacacaaaggatacaaaacaGTGATTTAAAGGTATAAATAcactgatatttatagcagcattatctccaatagccaaattatggaaagagcctaaatgtccaGAGactgatggataaagaaaaagaataaactcttgccatttgcaatgacatggacagAGCTACAATGTATcctactaagtgaaataagtcagagaaagacaaataacatgatttcactcatacctggaatttaagaaatagaacagatgaacacagggtgAAATAAAGAAAGGCAAATCATAGAACCGACTCTTAACTAGAGGGAACAAAGAGGGCTGCTAGAGGGATGCAGGCAAGGGGTgggctagatgggggatggggagtcAGAGGGCGcacttgtgaggagcactgggtacTTCAtggaactgatgaatcactacattctactcctgaaactaacatcacactgtatgttaactgaaatttaaattaaaacttaagaaaaaccaaaggaaaaccaaaacagtattttttaaaaaatgtttactttaacCAAATTATTCCAAacagaattaatttcttttctgtatattttcaatCATGTgcattattaatcattttttagaATCCCAAATCTAGTCTCCTGAGTATGGTTTTTGCGGCTGTTAGTTTTCTTCTGCAGTTTTCACTTCAATTTTACTGTGTCAAATCTtagagctctttctttcttttttaaagattttatttatttattcatgagagacacacagaaagagagaatggcagagacacaggcagagggagaagcctgaacaggactcgatcccaggacctctggatcatgccctgagccaaaggcagacactcaaccactgagccacccaggtgtccctttagaGCTCTTTAAGTTTTGTCAATAATCATTATCTTGTGAGTTTTAGTCAGCAGTTTTGTTACTTCAACCAAAGACCTACCCTGCAAATTGAAGACACTTAATGGTTTGTGTCTACTTCTCAGCCATGCATGAAAAAAACACAGACAGTTTTCTTTGGTTATTCCAGGGCTGCTCTCTTTTTTGGTATTGGTCACTTTGATGCCAATCTTTTATACTGTATGCACTATACTATTTTGCACAAAGAGCAAATAAAAGGCCACAATCTACTATTTTGGTCTTGGAGAGCTTTCCCTGTTTGTATGTATAactctacttcattcttttaactGCTACATAATATACACGAGGTggataaatcttaatttttatctattctcCTACTGATGCATATTTCAGCTATTCCTATTTTCTTGCCATTGCATACATGCCATTATGTACAGTTAAGttatataacttatatattaACTCTTTTACTAGCATTTGCACATTTCTCTAGGAAATACTTGAATACTTAGCAGTATTCTGGGTCAAAGGACACACATATTAAATTTGTCAGTATTCCCCACTTGCCTTCCAAAAGACTGAAAATTTTCACTTGTACTAATGCATACTTGTTTTCCTATATCCTGGCCAACACTAAATATTATGAATCTCTCTCTTGTTTGCCTAGGAGAAAAATagaacctttagaaaaaaaaagattttatttatttactcatgagagacacagagagagaggcagagacataggcagagggagaagcaggcctcatgcaaagagcctgatgtgggactcgatcgcaggactctgggatcacaccctgagccaaaggcggaggctcaactgctaagccacccaggcgtccccaaatagggcctttttatttatatttccctaattgTTAATGAGGTCTGTTCTTACCAACCATATGCACCGTTTCTATGAAATACCtgttctgattgttttttttgcattttaccaGAGGAACACTTTATCTGGATATTAATCCACagttatatattttcttcctgttttttttttgcttgagttTTAATTTATCAGGTCTTTTgtcattcattatatttttaatggtcAAATATGTTACTATTTTCCTTTATGATGTCTACATTTCATGCCCTACTAAAGAAAAGCTTTCACCTCActttaagattataaaaatatttttctatatttctgttaACATATAGTATGAAACATTCTATAAAGCTAAAGTAATTAAAAGTCCTGTTAGCATTTATAGAGATGAAAAAGAATCATCTGGAAGCATACTGAaatattatatgcattatatgTACACTAGAGATTACTTCATGTtagttggaaaaagaaagaactaaattTCATGATGTACCTGAAAATAATGTCTAGAGAGGttaataagctttaaaaataaaagggggggaaACTTAAAATCCCACAaacttttcttttcagaaatatttcagcAGTTTGTCTTTGAGGAAATTAAGAATCAGCTTGTCAGTATCCATTACAATCTTATTAGAATTTTGATTACATTTGCAGtgaatttataaatttgttataaatatGGGCTATTGCTACAAGAAGTCTTTCTGTTAGAATACTTTCTAAACAGAACTCCTGCAGTGGCCAGGTCATCTAAACAGTCACCTGCATCTAACAACGCTCTAACCAGGAGAGGCAAGCTGTAGTATTATCCACATGCATCAGGCTGACTCTCAGCTTCTGCTCAAAGGTTCCCCTCCTTGCCTTTACTTCCTTCCACCCAACTTTCTGGTGATCTGTAACATCAGACATTGAAGCCTGGAGCTTTGAAAATggtctatttttttcctaatgatcaGAGGTGATGGGTGGGGAAAATGAGCTGCCTTGAATTGGTAGCAGTGGGAAGGATGAACAAAGGTATTTAACAAAACTAAGGTTTACATCTTCCAGGTCCTTAAGAGCGTGTGCAACCAGAAACCAATAGGTACACCCCCATCTTTGCTACTCCCATCCTGGTCCTCTGAAATGGCAGAGTATCAAATTAGTCTTTCCTGTATATAGGCTTGTTTAGCCTCACACAGTTACCATAGCAACAGTACAAGCAGCAGGGTTCAAAGGAAAGGTCGTCACTATGAGAGCCAGACAGATATAGATCCGAATACCAGCTCAAGCACTTATTAGCAAATGTCTGATTTAGAGCTAATCGCTTTTCTGCATTTTGGGGTTACTCAAATGGTGACTGTACGGTATGTGCTTAAGTGTCAAAACAGGTAATACCCGTAAGTGGCTGTCACAGGGaaggttctcaaaaaaaaaaacccaaaaaacaaaaaaccccccaaaaacaaaaaaacaaagaaaagaaaaacagtggtCATAAGGAGCAGGTACCTGAGGCTGCATGCCACCATCCTTGATCTGACAGGTATACAGACACTTTTGGTCTGGGCACTTCACGCTGGCATATATTCGAGTACTGCAGTAGCCCACAGGGTAGATAGCGCTCTCATCATGGAAGCCAGGTCGGTCGGTGATGATCTAGAAGAGAGATTCCCCGAATCTGCGACTAAGGTCGCTGGAGAATTCAGAAGTCCAGTGTACTGTGTGTAGTAGCCCTTGAGACCATTTTGGGGTTGCAAAGAATGACCTGAATCACAGAGAGAAAGTGTGTAGGCTGGGCAGTAGACAAAACTGACCTGGTTTCCTAGGGACTGGAGGTTTTCTGGGGTTGGTCTGGATCAGCAAGGGACTCCGGCTAATGGGAACGGGGAGGGAAGGCTCAACCCCATTCCCGTATTTCTGATTCTCCTCTCTATGTATCGCTGGTCTCACTCACCTCCCCCAGGCTATATACTGTTAGACCCCCCAGTCCGATGGGGAACACAGGCCGTCCTGAGGGATCCAGGGCAATGGGCTGAACCAGCTTGCGAGCACctccctccattttctttttcttggatgtTTTCTTCAGAACTGAAACGCAAATCTGGGGTCACCCACTTTAGGTCCCTCCCAATGCTCAGGGGAAGGGAAAAATTGACACGTGAATGCTAAGAGCCATAAGCCAATCCTGGTTCTATATACTCCCTGAATGGGCATAGGGGGCTTTTCCCCAAAAGCCCAGAGTATCTAACCCACCCACCTGGCAGTGGCTAATTTTAACATTAGTGCTGAGGACCTAAAAGGCTTGCACTTTTTAAGGCCTCTTACTTTATTTAACAGATCATAAATTTCCCAAGCCATCTGTGTGCTCAAGAGGCCACCTAGCCCATTTCCCTGCCTCTAGGAAAGACTGAACTGAAGGCATCCCAAAGACCTGGAAGtgtgggagcaggggggaggcccTTACCCTGCCCTCTTCATATTTAGCCAGGTCTGTCTAAAATTCCTTCACCCAAAGTAGCTCTGATATACTTGCTTTCTGAGGGCTGGGAGGGCTGCTTAAGGACCAGATGAGAGTTTGAGTATATCTGTGGTCATGTTAGTACCAGTTCTTTGCCAACAGTCATTGGGCCACTGGGGCAACTGATATCCTCTCCCCAAGGTACCTTCCAGTTTGTTgttctctttgcctttttcttttttctccttcttggaTTTCTTTCCAAATGGTTCCTCAGCCCCAGTGCTgggcccagaaatggacccagTTCCCTGTATAGTTCCCACAGTGCTGGCCACACCATAAGTCAGGGGCAAACTGGAGCTGTGGGAAGGAGCTGCAGCCTGTACTTCCCCTTCAGTTAGAGCCTGAAGCTGGAGGAGCTTCTTTAGCAAATACCTGAggttgggaaggaaaaggagcagaGTTATGAACTTCTGTTTGATATCAGTTCAATATTTTACTCAAGTGCTGGAAAAGCCAGAATTATACACAAAGATTATCACactcataaaaataaagttcttcttGGACCCAGGGAATAATGAAGCTCCAGAGGACAATATGTCAAGGAGCCATACAGAGGACTGTAGCTTATCTCTCTTGCATCTAGAGTGTTCCTCTACCTGGATGTTGAAAGGTGTTATGCTTCCAAAAGGTACATACCATGACCtgcttatgtatatattttatatacagacTGTGGTCTGCATAGAGTAGTACATACTGAGTATTTATGGAATGAGAGGCAGTTTCTTTTATCCCTTCTCTTTTATAATTGAAGAGTTATAAGAAGATAGCCTATTAGATAAGGCAAGAGGGTCATGTCAGAAAGATGAACAGAGGAGCTGTCTCATCCCCAGGGTCCAACATGACTTGGGTAAATGGGAGCCAGTACCAGCGGTTGTGAGTTTCTCTGTACTTGATCAGTAGCCAATGGGTCCTATAATGCACAAAAATTCTACtggaaaaaatttccaaaacagtAACACTGTATCAATCActgaaaatgtgattttgaaCACAAAATGAAGGCAGCTCACcgtctttcttcttttgctttaagAAATTTTTCCTCAAGACGAGCAATTTCATCACAAATAGCAgcattttcctttaagaaaaatttttgcataaaatcacataaaaagaataaaagaccaaAGTATTATGCTAGGAAGAGaagctgtatttcttttcttttctttttctttttttttgagagctcAAATGAGATCGGCGGGGGGTGTGTGGGGAAAGGGGctgtgagagagggaaagaacagaggatcctaaacaggctccacgcccagtgagGAGTCCAACACtgagctcaatctcaccaccttgagctcaagagtctgatgcttaaccaactgagccacccaggcacgccaaGAGGAGCTATAATTCAAACCAAAATAGTCTATATTGCTGGGTGAGCTACTCTACCTTGCagacaaacttttaaaaaaatgtacaggtAAAGGTAGAGTCAAGTTCCACTATGGGCAGGGTAATTATATAACTTACTAAAACTGGGACATGTCTGAATGAAAACGGGATGCTGGTAGTTATTTTGCCAGTACAGTGTAGTAGAACTAGGGTTGCCCTAGGCAAACCAAGACATATGATCACCCTAATTAGGGTAGCCTTTGGCAGAGAAAAGGGCATACTGCTTAAGTTTAATCCTTCCAAATATGAGAAATGTCCATTCCCAAGCGCCTTGACTCTTGGGGAGCTCACAAAACCAATGTAACCCAAAGCATCTCACGCTACATGGACCTTGAAGAGTAGAGCTGGGCAGAACAAAATCAACTGtaatatgcaatatttttaaacttcGTAATCTACTCATGGGTACTCAAGAATCATCTGTCTTTCTGATGCAATCTGTTTGCCAAGCATGAGCTGTAAAGGACACACTGTCCTCTGGATGTTCCCCAGGGGAGACCTCGCACTCTGAATGTTCAAAGAGGCACCCCCTTCTCTCCACAAAGCCTGCTTCGAGTACTGGATGGAACCAACCTCCTTCTGGTAACCTAGACTTTAGGTACCGCTGACATGTAGGGAGGGCATAAAAGAAAGGGAATGGCCAATGAAGTATCAAGTCCTCTTCATTCtacttccttcatttctctccaGAGCGCACTGCAAGTGCTAAATGATTGCTTCTGGaaagaatgttttaatttccAAACCTTCCCTTAGGCTTCCCCCAAAAAAGCTGAGAGAAATGTTGAAGCTTTTGGTGGAGAGGAGAGGGTAAGGTGGGGGATTCAGACGTGGGAAGCGCGACTGAGGACTCGGTTCCCGACTTCCCAGCCCGGAGGCAGGCCTGGGCGAGCCGGGATAAACCGTGACACGGACCGGGGCCTGCAGGCCAGCTCGCTCGGTCGGTAAACTCAGTGCCTCTACAACAGAAGAACAAGCAAAGACACTAGAGAGACTCAAGGTATTAAaaggtggcgggggtggggtgggggtaaatgACTGGAAAGCTTCCCGGGCCTGCTTGGGGCAGGGGTCAGTTGTGTGTATTCAGGGTGCCTGGGAATAAGCTGTGTAGTGGAAGTGGTAGAGAACCGGGGCCAGTGATCGGGGCAAATCATCTCTTTGGGTTTCAGTGCCTCCCTCTAGGGTCCTCTTGAGAATCCAACGCCTTTCCCAGAGTGTTGCGGTCAGAGAGACAAGGACCGCCAAGTCCCCGGCACGTCCTCGGGGTGCCGAGCACTCCACCTTCCTCACTTCAATCTTCACCAACTCCGAAAGGCAGGCAGCGGGCTCGGAAACGACCTAAGGCGTCCGGGGACGCCCGGCGGGCGAGACAGAGCGGGTGTGCGCAAGCCGACCCCGCGgtgcccgccgccccgcccggggAGCGCCGTGCGGAGACCCGTCGCGAGGGAGAGGAGTGTCGAGGCGGACAAGCGCCGAGCGGCGGTCAGACTCACAAACACGGTGGCTTTGGCCGCTTTGCGCAGCCGCAGGTACTTGAGCCGGTACTTCTCGTTCTGGCTCTTCTTCGGGAGCTTTTTCATCCTGGCCTTGCTGGACGGCAGCGGGGCGCGCGGCGAGGAGGCCGGGCCGCCCAGCAGGCTCATGGTCCGGCCCCGCTACGGGGCCTCCCGGGCGCGGCCGGCATCGGCTCCCAGGCCGAGGAACGCCGGCTTCGTCTCGTCGGGGCTGCCGGGACCCGGCCTCCCAGGGATCTAGCCTTCCAGAACGTTCCCGAGGCGGACGGCGGCACCAAAGCTCCGTCCGCCGCCCTCGGCCCCGGGGCCTCCCCGCACTTCCGCGTCGGGGAGGAAGTGAGCCCTTCCCGGAAGTGATGTAAGGGCGCCGCGGATAACTTCCGGGGCGGCGAGCCTGGGTTGGTCGCGGCTGCGAGCGTCTCGGCGGAGGGGCGGCTCTGTGCCTTCCCGGcccgggtgtgtgtgtggagggggcgCCGCGAACCCCGCGGTCTCGCCGGCGCGGGCGTCTCACGCGCTCGGTCCCGCAAGGGCCACACCCGGACCGCGGGGCTTCCCGGTGCAGTCCGCTCCTGAAAGGTTTCCTGAGAGCCGATTAGGCCGTGGTTTTAccagaatggaaaaaataaaaggcttctgctcCTTCAGGTCAGACGCTAATAGGAAAGACAAGATCTAACCAcgcagtttctttttaaaaaattttatttattcatgagaaacagggagaggcaggctccatcgcggggagccggaagtgggactcgatcccgcgccCCCAGGGTCACGTGCTCCACtgccgagccccccccccccccctttgtccTGCAGTTTTAAGAACTCGAGCACCAAGTGTAGGCACTCTGGATGTTTCCCTGACGAAACCGAAAATAGTTTTCTGCACCTATAACCTGTGTTTATTTAGGGCTAACTTGGTAACGAAGGTGTATCCAAAATCATCACATAAGGGGTGTAGACAGTCGTATGGGAAGCAGTATTGATCTATTGATCGGTAAAGGCTCAGGTCTGCAAGGCAAAGAGGCTTGTAGTCGTGCGTATTCCAGCGATGCCACGGAGGAGCTGAAAGCGCCTGCGCCTCGCGGGTTTTCCCCTTTAACGCTCTGTACTGCTCGGAATAGTGGGAGCCCATGAGGGTTGTGAGCTGTGAGGTGTTCTGACTGATGTAAAAATAGGATTTCGGTTATGGGTTCAAGATGTAGACCTCTAGAATTGTATGTGAAGTTAAAGGGAAATATGGACATAGTTAAAACAAGTTCCACGGATTAcaggggtgggttgggggggaaTGTAATGCTAATGGGTATAAGTAACTTAAAGTCAgagttcaaaaacaaaaagaggttTTGAATGGGTAATCCGGGTATTTCATTTCTCATAACTGTAAAAATAATGACAGGATCTGACCAAGTGGTTTTAACACAGAGAAGCCTTATGAAAGTTCTTTTTTGTCCCTCCGTATTGAAAGCTGCCCCTGTTGGACTTAGCGGGGTCTTAATAGAGCAACTCCTCGGGGAGCCAGTGTATTTTCACAAACATACTCGAGGCAGCCATAAGagaattatttttggaaactGCCAGGCATATGTAAGCCTACAAAATGTACACAATCCTGTCTTTGCTAGTATAGACTGGTTCTTGGAACCTGAGAAAAGATAAATTGAGTGGTAGGAAGAGATTGTCGTTTTTTTCCCCCCGATCTATTTGCCAATTGCATGATTTGTTTGCTGTCCAGCTGTATTTTGTCCTTGCAGGCTTTGTGATCTGACTTTATTTTCGCCATTCCCCTTCATATACCCGCATCCTACCTTGTGGGAGGGAAAGCATGACCGCTGCTTTAGTTTTCAAGCTGCTCTGGCCAATGGATTTCAGTGGAATTTgcattaagatattatttttttcttcattagaaACCTTTCCTTTCAATTTGTGAAATGTGTACAAgttttagacatttaaaaaatacagtaggaagagttttaaaaatccataatgtTGCAACTTTTAATGTGGGACTATGTGTATTTAATACTTTCatgcatttttatgtattttagaaaatacaatgttgcctttttataaaagattttatttatttatttgtgagacacacagaggggaaggcagagacacaggcagagggagaagcaggctcccttcagggagcccgatgtgggactcgatcccaggaccccggaatcacaacgtgagccaaaggcacacactcaaccactcagccacgcGGGCATCCccaatgtttcctttttgttcacttaccattattatattatttgttatatatatgttatgtatatattatatttgttcGCTTACCATTATTATATTATAccattattattgtcatttt
The Vulpes lagopus strain Blue_001 chromosome 10, ASM1834538v1, whole genome shotgun sequence genome window above contains:
- the TBRG1 gene encoding transforming growth factor beta regulator 1, with the translated sequence MSLLGGPASSPRAPLPSSKARMKKLPKKSQNEKYRLKYLRLRKAAKATVFENAAICDEIARLEEKFLKAKEERRYLLKKLLQLQALTEGEVQAAAPSHSSSLPLTYGVASTVGTIQGTGSISGPSTGAEEPFGKKSKKEKKEKGKENNKLEVLKKTSKKKKMEGGARKLVQPIALDPSGRPVFPIGLGGLTVYSLGEIITDRPGFHDESAIYPVGYCSTRIYASVKCPDQKCLYTCQIKDGGMQPQFEIVPEDDPQNAIVTSSADACHAELLKTISAAMGKLMPNLLPCGADFFGFSHPTIHNLIQSCPGARKCINYQWVKFDVWRPGDGPPPQGLPEDDPTISFEAFHRQAFGEDHVDPILQGSLDLPELQPTPFVSSYQPMFLAHEPLADTHLQHLNSLSQCSPTQSSD